Genomic DNA from Oncorhynchus mykiss isolate Arlee chromosome 2, USDA_OmykA_1.1, whole genome shotgun sequence:
ATAAAACAGCTGTGCTTTGTGTGCGTCAGCGTCTTTGCATGCTGTTGGTACAAGTATGTCTGGTCCCACCACGAGGATGATGCAGGTTGCAGCGCTTACtttttgtttgtgtttagtgaatgGAATCTCGAGCCCGAAGACCATCCCGGACATCTCGATAACTGGTGTTAGTTTCGAGGACCATTTGAATGGAGGTCATGCGACTCTAAACGAAATGTTCCGAGAGGTGGAGATGTTGATGGAGGACACGCAGCACGTACTGGAGGAAGCTGTGGATCAGGTAAATGTTCCATTCAGCTATATGTAATAATACACTGTAATTCAATAGACTATTTACAACTATCCTTTAATTATTTTTAATAGCAGACTATTTACAATACGTTTTTAATTCCAGGGAAACGTTTGACGTTGTGGCCATGGGTAGAGCCAGGCTGTGTGTTTTTATTATACCTGATTAATAGCCTGTAGCCTGCTTTCCTTGTAGTCTACTGTTTTTCCCCCCACACATCAGTTGTTGGTAAAtattaatgtactgtatgtctgtattgTACTTTAAGTGCTATTTAATAAATGAAAGGATTTAAATTGTATGTTGCATGGTCTATCATAGAACCAGAGATATGAACTGTGGAACAAACAAGATGCGCTCACAATTTTAATGTTTATCACTTTTTCTCATAGATGGTCAATGAGAGTGCCAAATCATTGCTTAATATACAGGATTTGCTTCCAAACTACCACAATGAGACCAGTACATATAGGGACAACAGGAACCACACTGTTTACATGGCGGAGAGGATTGACAAGGTAGGTGCACTACAAACAGGGTGAGGTAATGATGCAAGATTGTGTGGATGCATGTCACAAGTCATCAACATGTACATTTTATCTGGATGTTTTATATTCTAGAGGGAGATCAGACAACAATGGTTggttattttggcattaaatGTTTAGGTTTTCTGACAAGGAAAGTATCTGGTTTCTCTTTTAGGAaatggacaacagaacaggggggACTCACTTCCAGACCCATATCGAGATCAATGGCCAATGGAACGAAGTTGATCATGTGAgtttgtattatatatattttttgatttgttaggtGCTGAAAAAAGGATCACAAGGAGTTTAATGCAAACCAGTTTGAGGTACGAGGTGTTTCAGCTCCC
This window encodes:
- the dkk3b gene encoding dickkopf-related protein 3b encodes the protein MSGPTTRMMQVAALTFCLCLVNGISSPKTIPDISITGVSFEDHLNGGHATLNEMFREVEMLMEDTQHVLEEAVDQMVNESAKSLLNIQDLLPNYHNETSTYRDNRNHTVYMAERIDKEMDNRTGGTHFQTHIEINGQWNEVDHECMLDEDCGKNSYCLYEIVNSKCLPCKDVDMTCTKDEECCSDQMCVWGQCTKNATKGNAGSICQYQSDCKPKHCCAVLKELLFPVCQPRPDKGEACNSHPNLLMDMLSWDVEGPREYCLCAGGLHCQPHGRGSLCVN